One Theropithecus gelada isolate Dixy chromosome 20, Tgel_1.0, whole genome shotgun sequence DNA segment encodes these proteins:
- the ZG16 gene encoding zymogen granule membrane protein 16, translating into MLTVALLALLCASASANAIQARSSSYSGEYGGGGGKRFSHSGNQLDGPITALRVRVNNYYIVGLQVRYGKVWSDYVGGRSGDLEEIFLHPGESVIQVSGKYKRYLKKVVFVTDKGRYLAFGKDSGTSFNAVPLHPNTVLRFISGRSGSVIDAIGLHWDVYPSICSSC; encoded by the exons ATGTTGACAGTCGCTCTCCTAgcccttctctgtgcttcagcctCTGCCAATGCCA TTCAGGCCAGGTCTTCCTCCTATAGTGGAGAGTATGGAGGTGGTGGCGGAAAGCGATTCTCTCATTCTGGTAACCAGTTGGACGGCCCCATCACCGCCCTCCGGGTCCGAGTCAACAACTACTACATCGTAGG TCTCCAGGTGCGCTATGGCAAAGTGTGGAGTGACTATGTGGGTGGCCGCAGTGGAGACCTGGAGGAGATCTTTCTGCACCCTGGGGAATCAGTGATCCAGGTTTCCGGGAAGTACAAGAGGTACCTGAAGAAGGTGGTCTTTGTGACAGACAAGGGCCGCTATCTGGCTTTTGGGAAAGACAGCGGCACAAGTTTCAATGCTGTCCCCTTGCACCCCAACACCGTGCTCCGCTTCATCAGTGGCCGGTCTGGTTCCGTCATTGATGCCATTGGCCTGCACTGGGATGTTTACCCCAGTATCTGCAGCAGCTGTTGA